aaattattatgtttagaaatgtgttgaaaaaatcttctctcccttaaacagaaattggggaaaaaataaacaagcggtctaataatttaacggggctaataattctgacttcaactgtatatatatatatatatatatatatatatatatatatatatatatatatatatatatatatatatatatatatatatatatatatatatatatatatatatataatagcgcCTTGTGGCTGTAGTTGTTTAGACCCTCCAAATTACCAAATCTGCCCCTGAGTGTCATATCATGTATATTTATGTGTCCAAAGATTGACTGCACCTTTGAATAATCTAAAAAATGTTTGCCTTTTGCACCTGCTTTTATAACCATCTATTCTCTTCTTTCATTCACTTCACGAAATGTACAGCCAGTGTTGCTTTGACAATGTAGCATGTCTAAAATGTTGCTGTTAGTGATAATATCACACCTGCAACCATTCATTTTTGAGGAAaggaatttgtttatttatttttcaatactgGCGTCTATGAAATCTCTCCCATCTAAATATGTACATTCTTCTCAACGCTTCAGTTTGACAGTGTTTGTAACAATTACAGAGAGTTCTATGCTTTCATATTTAGCTTTCCTCATCTGGCACATTATTATGACTACAATCATCAGACAATATAATATTGTTGCTCATAAACAACTGTTATTGTATctataatcaaatattattacaCCTTTATATCACATCACACGCTTATCATAGTTTCCTATTTCAAACTTATTTATGCAATAGCAATATGAATGATTACTgtgcaatacatttttaatatgtgCTATATCATGAATAAAGTTATTTCTAAAGGTCATTTCATCGGTATATTCACAAATATCTTGAGGAATCATTTGTATTAATTCCTTTAGAGATAgtttatctaaatatatatatataattacctCATCATATACTCTCCCACATgtggtttttaaacctttatgagttactttccatttaacacaaaataagatactttaACCTCTATAAGTCAAGTGCTATTTCGGtgtttccgcctggattttgcccacccaaattaaaaagcttcccaaatctaCATGCAgatgtgtaaatgcaaaagtttggtatcattttaaagaaaaccttttgatttttcataaaacactgttgaaagtgttttaaataattgtatatgttgtctgttatAATAAATTCCTCCAAAAAagagctgcttttttttttttttgtaaacatatttaaaagtgtacTTTTTGGGTTCTGCGATGTTTagattgctgtaattaattttgttggttcctgcacatgtcagtaatcataggaaaaaaaaaaattctcgatcataatctatgcaaaagttattctattccaactgatgagagaacgGAACCACTTACAGGGATTTGGGCCAGTATGGacctttaaaatgcaaaaaatgtggAAGTAAATGACATCACAGACCCAGTACCGTGCACACAAAGTTGAgttaaagaatgctggttgctggcacccattgacttccatagtaaaaataaataaataaaaatactatggaagttaatgggtcaCAGCAACccgcatttattttatattttattttgttttcaaactcAGATATGCtataaacaagtaaagggtgactgaattttcattttttgatacactatccctttaatcaaacatattattttaGCAATCAAGTATAGCCTTAGAAGCCAAGAAGGAATGCTATAAATGATTTCTTTTCTATAGTTTACTAAATCTCACAGATATTACCCCATGCTCAATTCTGAATAAATGCCTCGTGAATGTATTTAAGGAAACTTGACAGTCATGTGATATCATGCGGATGTCATCAATTCTTAGAGCTCATTCATTATTCAGTATctagcatttattaatatataatacactCTCAGCCTTTCTCTCTCTGCTCCTTTCCTTCTTCTCcttcttttttaattttcataatgTGGTGTTTAAGAGTATGGCGTTCATATACTTCATCATATTGTTTTTGCATAATTAACAATATATATCAATCAAAACTTCTCTGCGTCATCCGCATGGGGGTTCAGTTATCTGTCAATCACATTTATGAACATAAGACCTTTGGTTCATTTGGAGCAATATTTTCCACCCTGCTGTGTAGTTTTATGTGTCTGAGCCCTGGATATTGAATATCATCATATATGACATGTAATCAGATTAGCTGAAATGATCATATCTTCTATAATATTGTTTTAGTAATTTGCATTCAAATTAAAACTAAGGATCCTTTAATAATGTTCATAGACGCTCACaggcttaaataataaaaaaaataccagACAGACCTTCATATTTCATTACCACTATATCTCATTTCcctgaaaaatgcatttaatactgTTTCAATCTAAGCTGGAGACAAATATACAGTGGCTCCCTCAACAAGAGGGATGTTTTTTCATCTGTGTTCATTATTCCTCAGAGCCAGAGCAGTTGTCATTACTAGGCACTATAATGATTTTTAATATCTCGCACAAATGGATATACTGGCCTGCATAGCCGGATGGCTGCCCGTGTCTTTGATGTTCCCCAAAGGAGCAAACAAAGATGCAGTTTCAGATTTCTCTGTCTAGCAAATATCTGCACAATGACCAAAAATAAGCATGCAGTAGACTGGTGGGAATATTAGGTTCATGTGTCTCAGAGCTATAAGTTAAAGCAAGAAATCAACATCGTCATCAGGCCTCACAGCTTTCTGGAACACAACTTGAGTGACttttaatgttacattttaaaaaatcataatttaaaactattgtgtctcaagttgttccaaatgtgcatgaatttgtttatttttctggaaACACTAAAGAAGTTGTTTTGAGACAGGTGAGTGATTAAACTGTTGCTAGTCCCCACTGAGCTATTTAGACCTTGCCAGCCCAATGGAATAAACTCTTGTGGTGCTCTGGCCATCATCTTACTGAgttaaaaaaagaaggaaaacatTAAACTACCAATAAAAATCCCTCAACATTTAGTCTGTGGTGAGCCAAATTCTTGATTTTGTGGGTATTATTGGAGACAGGCTTTCTCGTGACCCAGATCTGGAAAATGGAGAATATAAACTGTCCactgacattcttcaaaatatacgTTTCTCATGTTTATTATGACTTGGAATTGCATATAAGTTTGAAACAATAaatgtgaatgaatgatgacagaatataatTGTTTAGACCAAAATGTCAGGAGAGAAAAGTCACAaacacaacattcattcattcattcattttcttttcggcttagtccctttattaatctggagttgccacagcggaatgaaccactaacttatccagcacctgttttacgcagcaaatgttctttcagctgcaacccatctctgggcaaaatccatacacactcattcacactcatacactacagacaatttagcctacccaattcacctgtaccgcatgtctttaaactgtgggggaaaccggagcaccaggaggaaacgtggggagaacatgcaagctccacacataaacgccaactgacccagctgaggctcgaaccagcgaccttcttgctgtgaggtgacagcagtacctactgtgccactgcttcgcctataaacacaacaacaaactgaaaaaaaaaaaactccacataATAGTGCTAATGAATTTTTAACCCAAATATGCAAAATAATCCACACTACATAATCATAGAAACCtaacatttatttttgcaatcaTCAATATTGTTAGTTTAGGGCTAAGCAGTGTATGGTAGTCTATATTCTACATCTCAAGAATAGGATTGCAAAATCTATCACTgtactacacttttgtacttattaaagttttaaatggTACTGATATGTGCTTTTAAGTTAACAATATGTACTGCgagcataataataatacataatactttaaataataaacaataatttgtTTATGACCTTCAAACCTgaaattttaaagatgaaataaatgGACAGGGTAAACTAGCCCTTTCCTTTTGTGTACTCACAAATTTcagtcagcagatggcgctgtcaGTTTGATGAATTAACAGCGGAGCTCCCTTTAATATCAAAGGAAAATTGagtgattttctttttatgttttctttttttttcttgcttcagTGACAAAAAGACCATTTTCATTTTTCAACATTTCTCAACCCTCAACATGACatgaaccaaccaaacaaccTATGTGTTCACTTCAACAGGACACCAATGCAGTCTGAGTAGCGTATTGATTTCAACATTTGACTGGAAAACCAATCTTCTTCCCATtgccagccacacacacacacacacacacacacacacacacacacacacacacacacacacacacacacacacacacacacacacactccacctcTCAAGCATCTTTCCAGTGTAGAAAATAGTATTTCCCTCACACAAACCCCCCTCCTCCTGCCCACCCGTCAGTCCCCTCACACCCACTCACTCTCTCTTCTCCCTCTTATTCTCCTGTTCATGCCTTATTATGTGCAGAAGAGCTGAAAGTGCACGGAGAACACAACCCGAGCATTTCACACGGACATCCAGAGACACTCGAGCAGAAGAGAGAGATGCTCCAGTGAAGTGACATTCTCAGCTTTACTGACTGGATTTTACACTCCACATTTACTCGAGACAAAAAGTTGGCGACCCTTTTCCAgctacttttaaaagtaaaaaggaCAGCCACGGATAATGTGAGTTCACTTTCTGTATTCTAAcatactaaacaaaacaaaaaaacaccggTTTAATGAAACAGAAGTGCTGAAGTTATGGCAGCGCTAAGGCGTAAATTTGGCGAGGACTACCAGGTGGTGAACACCAACAGAGGCGCGACTTTCTCCAGCGCACCGGTGAAGAAAAAGCGCCAGCGCTTCGTGGAGAAAAACGGCCGCTGCAACGTCCAGCACGGAAACCTCGGTGGAGAAACCAGCCGCTATTTATCAGACCTGTTCACCACACTAGTGGACTTGAAGTGGCGCTGGAACCTTCTCATTTTTATTCTCACGTACACCATCGCCTGGCTGGTCATGGCCTCGATGTGGTGGATCATCGCGTATATAAGAGGGGACTTGAATCACGGCCACGACGCTTCTTACACTCCGTGCGTCGCCAATGTTTACAACTTCCCCTCCGCGTTCCTCTTCTTCATTGAGACAGAGGCGACCATTGGCTACGGTTACCGCTATATAACCGAGAAGTGCCCTGAGGGCATCATCCTGTTCCTGTTCCAGTCTCTACTGGGCTCGATAGTGGACGCGTTTCTCATCGGCTGTATGTTCATTAAGATGTCTCAGCCCAAGAAGCGCGCGGAGACTCTCATGTTCAGTCAGGACGCGGTCATTTCACAGCGAGACGGAAAACTCTGCTTAATGTTCCGGGTGGGCAATCTGAGGAACAGCCATATGG
This portion of the Danio rerio strain Tuebingen ecotype United States chromosome 3, GRCz12tu, whole genome shotgun sequence genome encodes:
- the kcnj19a gene encoding G protein-activated inward rectifier potassium channel 1 isoform X3; this encodes MAALRRKFGEDYQVVNTNRGATFSSAPVKKKRQRFVEKNGRCNVQHGNLGGETSRYLSDLFTTLVDLKWRWNLLIFILTYTIAWLVMASMWWIIAYIRGDLNHGHDASYTPCVANVYNFPSAFLFFIETEATIGYGYRYITEKCPEGIILFLFQSLLGSIVDAFLIGCMFIKMSQPKKRAETLMFSQDAVISQRDGKLCLMFRVGNLRNSHMVSAQIRCKLIKTACH
- the kcnj19a gene encoding G protein-activated inward rectifier potassium channel 1 isoform X2, producing MAALRRKFGEDYQVVNTNRGATFSSAPVKKKRQRFVEKNGRCNVQHGNLGGETSRYLSDLFTTLVDLKWRWNLLIFILTYTIAWLVMASMWWIIAYIRGDLNHGHDASYTPCVANVYNFPSAFLFFIETEATIGYGYRYITEKCPEGIILFLFQSLLGSIVDAFLIGCMFIKMSQPKKRAETLMFSQDAVISQRDGKLCLMFRVGNLRNSHMVSAQIRCKLIKSRQTPEGEFLPLDQCELDVGFGTGADQLFLVSPLTICHEINPKSPFFDLSQRSLMNEQFEIVVILEGIVETTDLHQR